In the genome of Drosophila yakuba strain Tai18E2 chromosome 3R, Prin_Dyak_Tai18E2_2.1, whole genome shotgun sequence, one region contains:
- the LOC6538456 gene encoding CD81 antigen, translated as MGLNGCCSCVKYLMVLINILFWLIGLTIVVTSVWMLTDPTFMLSMTQNYNHYHIALYVFLAIGILITLGAFFGCCGVCRESQCLLVSFFCVILIVMVAQIAAGAWAFHNKDKLDDIVRAAVKSSVQEEYGQSTMSSRTVTFDTLQKNLKCCGADGPGDWATSRFNNVDRTNIVEIAVSSMNVFYNIPESCCKDNLKDNECELSRRLKFGGPLNNAIYQQGCVDKLIEIIYENWVTIFAVTAAVILLELLSLTFALSLCCAVRNQHYKA; from the exons ctCATCGGACTGACCATCGTGGTGACCTCCGTTTGGATGCTGACCGATCCCACATTTATGCTGTCGATGACACAAAACTACAATCATTATCACATAGCCCTGTATGTTTTCCTGGCCATCGGCATCCTGATCACATTGGGCGCATTCTTTGGCTGTTGCGGAGTTTGTCGGGAGTCGCAATGTCTGCTGGTTTCG TTCTTCTGTGTCATACTCATCGTGATGGTGGCACAAATCGCAGCCGGGGCATGGGCCTTCCACAACAAAGACAAGCTGGATGACATCGTGCGGGCGGCAGTCAAGTCGTCAGTCCAGGAGGAGTACGGCCAGTCCACCATGAGTTCACGCACCGTCACCTTTGATACGCTGCAGAAGAAT CTGAAATGCTGCGGTGCCGATGGACCTGGAGATTGGGCCACGAGTCGTTTCAATAATGTGGATCGCACAAATATTGTGGAGATCGCCGTGTCTTCCATGAATGTCTTCTATAACATACCCGAGTCCTGCTGCAAGGATAATTTGAAGGATAACGAGTGTGAGCTGTCGCGACGCTTGAAATTTGGCGGCCCCTTGAACAACGCTATTTATCAGCAG GGCTGTGTGGACAAGCTGATTGAGATCATCTACGAGAACTGGGTCACCATTTTCGCCGTCACCGCTGCTGTCATtctgctggagctgctgtcCCTGACTTTCGCCCTGAGCCTCTGCTGCGCGGTGAGGAATCAGCACTACAAGGCCTGA
- the LOC6538457 gene encoding Kv channel-interacting protein 1, whose product MASPPESPIEEVVYELEHTRVPKPIPVALEDLCRQTKFTKQEIRVMYRGFKTECPEGVVHEDCFKDIYAKFFPHGNSSLYAHYVFKAFDVNCNGAISFRDLLVTLSTLLRGSVYERLRWTFKLYDLNGDGRISRGELSEIILAIHELMGRRPHQPEDDRKARDQVDRVFRKLDLNQDGIITIEEFLEACLKDDLVTRSLQMFDNDL is encoded by the exons ATGGCCTCACCACCGGAGAGCCCCATCGAGGAGGTGGTCTACGAGTTGGAACACACACGAGTGCCTAAGCCCATTCCCGTTGCCCTCGAGGATCTGTGCCGGCAGACCAAGTTCACCAAGCAGGAAATCCGCGTCATGTACAGAGGATTTAAAACG GAATGCCCCGAGGGCGTGGTACACGAGGATTGTTTTAAGGATATCTACGCCAAATTCTTTCCACATGGCA ATTCGAGTTTATACGCTCATTATGTGTTCAAAGCGTTCGATGTTAATTGCAATGGCGCCATTAGTTTTCGG GATTTACTGGTCACCTTGTCGACCTTGCTGAGAGGTTCGGTATATGAGCGTCTGCGTTGGACCTTCAAGTTGTACGACTTGAACGGCGACGGAAGGATCAGTCGCGGTGAACTGAGTGAAATTATTTTGGCCATTCACGAGCTTATGGGTCGGAGACCACATCAACCTGAGGACGATCGCAAGGCGAGGGATCAG GTGGATCGTGTGTTCCGCAAACTGGACTTGAACCAGGATGGCATTATAACGATAGAGGAGTTTTTGGAGGCCTGTTTGAAGGACGACTTGGTAACTCGATCGCTACAAATGTTCGACAACGACCTTTGA